A genomic window from Microbacterium sp. ET2 includes:
- a CDS encoding carbohydrate ABC transporter permease encodes MAIALAPALILLACVFAYPVFDTVRLSLATWRGAGPVEWVGLANFGDVLSRPDFYRSVRTTFVFAVLVTVGTTGLALVLAAIASSATSRNSFYKFVWFLPAIAPPAALAVFWALSVQPGTGIVNVLIESFGGSASTAWLADPESALYVIVVVNVWIESAFAFLLILGAMEQVPVSLYEAGRLDGTSAAQRFWFITLPSIQPVLTIVVMLQFIWSFNGFTVVWAMTRGGPGDATQTLPVLLYREAFFFSNYGSAAAIGVLGSIVLIGVGIVAIRLSRSRAES; translated from the coding sequence ATGGCGATCGCGCTCGCCCCCGCCCTCATCCTGCTGGCGTGCGTCTTCGCCTATCCAGTCTTCGATACCGTCCGGCTCTCGCTGGCGACATGGCGCGGTGCGGGCCCGGTGGAATGGGTGGGACTGGCGAACTTCGGGGATGTGCTATCGCGGCCGGACTTTTATCGCTCGGTCCGCACCACCTTCGTCTTCGCGGTCCTGGTCACCGTCGGCACGACGGGGCTCGCGCTTGTCCTCGCCGCCATCGCCAGCAGCGCGACGAGTCGCAACTCCTTCTATAAGTTCGTCTGGTTTCTGCCCGCGATTGCACCGCCTGCGGCTCTAGCCGTCTTCTGGGCGTTGTCGGTACAGCCGGGCACGGGAATCGTCAACGTCCTCATCGAGTCGTTCGGCGGATCGGCCAGCACCGCTTGGCTTGCGGACCCCGAATCGGCGCTGTATGTGATCGTCGTGGTCAACGTGTGGATCGAATCGGCCTTCGCATTCCTGCTGATCCTCGGTGCGATGGAGCAGGTGCCGGTCAGTCTCTACGAAGCAGGTCGGCTTGATGGCACGTCGGCGGCGCAACGCTTCTGGTTCATCACACTCCCCAGCATCCAGCCGGTTCTCACCATCGTCGTGATGCTTCAGTTTATCTGGAGCTTCAACGGGTTCACCGTCGTGTGGGCGATGACGCGGGGCGGGCCGGGCGATGCTACGCAGACCCTGCCCGTATTGCTCTACCGCGAAGCGTTCTTCTTCAGTAATTATGGGAGCGCGGCCGCGATTGGCGTGCTCGGCAGCATCGTCCTGATCGGCGTCGGAATCGTCGCGATCCGCCTCAGCCGATCGCGAGCCGAGTCATGA